In Osmia lignaria lignaria isolate PbOS001 chromosome 13, iyOsmLign1, whole genome shotgun sequence, the DNA window ATTAAAACAACGTCGACGTGAAACAACGTCTTTGGCACGTTATGCCAAACCACTACTAAAACAGAGGTGGCCACGTTAAATCAAACCAGTCAGACCAGTCGGACTATTTTAATCTTTCCTATAAAGTTTCTCTAATCATCAGGAATAAAAGCGATAGAGAGGTTATAGCGAAGTTTCGGCGAGCATGGCTCTTATCCTCGGGGAAATTAAAACGTCTGGTTGGCTCTGTCGGCGATCCGTGACACCGAAAGCTCTTCCTTTAACTTGGTCGTTTTCTTTTCGTTGGTATCTACAAATAAGCACAGAAGATATCCAGTTTCGAAAAGTTCCATGTCGCTCGCGGCCTCGATAATCCTCAAACGTTTCCAGTTGAAAGCAAAGGGAACTGGTAAAAGACTTTCCAGAACTAATGGCAAGGGCTCGGGCTGAACTTTCTACTCGGTCGCTCTTTGTTCGTAGAAAACGGAAGAATAGTGGAGACGGGAAAGTTTGCCATCCTGGACCATCGATTTCTCTCTCcccttcttctatttttatttcgttcttttACTAGTCCCTTTACTCCATTCTAGCCTAGACCGAGTCGAAAGGAAAGGGCAGTGTGTTCGAAATAGGCGCCAACTTTTTCCCTAAGGAATGACGTTCTGTTGCCGTTCGCAGGCTGAAGATTACATCGGACTGAAGGGTAGCTTCGACGATCATATCGGATTATTGATGCGCGGGGAAGATGGAGGGCAGAAGACCGCGATGCTGCAACCAGATCCCCGAGGTTTACCAAGCTTACCACCGAACCTAGAAGCTCGTCTGCCACAACTTGATCAGAGCTTGAGGATCACGCACGCTGAATGGCTACCAGTCACGAAAACCAGGTGTGTTGTATGTTTCCGTGAATTTATAATGTATGGCATATATGTACACCGTGATCAAAGAGTTTGCTGTTTTTCCGTTCTCAGATTCAAATTCTTTGTATACTCGGCGTATTTTGACGACAGAGTCGGTGGTACACCGTCAGGGAAAAATCAGGGTATGGTACGGATAATCAGCGCAACGAAGACCAGAGGACCAGAACGCGTTTGGTGTAGACTTTGGTATCGGACGGAGAATGGAGAAAATGTCACTGCTTCCGTGACGGTGGCCGCTAAAGTGAAGGTGCGTtagtttaaaataaaagttttatcgcgtgtacatacatacgCGTTTGTTAATTGCATCGACAGGTGATCAGAGAAAATTGGAACTTAAAGTACAGCGCCTGCTTCGTGATTTGCCCGTTGCCTAAAGAATCGCCCACGGCCGACAGAGTACCGGAAACAGTAAGTGTCGTGGCAAGACTGAAAGCAGCACCGACAAATCGTATCCTCGTTCAGAATCGTCCAGAGACTAGGACCAAGGATAAAGAATCATTGGCTATTTGCGTGAAGCCTCTCCACTACGATTACAACAGAGTAGGTTGCAGTGTGAATGCAAAGAAAGGAAGGCACTCTCGTTCGTAATCATTCTCACGATTTAATTCAACAACGGGTTCTCGTTATTCTTATTCGTTCGTCTGTAGCAAGGGTTTAAGGGGTTGATAGTGTCCAGTCACGGCGTAACCCAAGCTAAATCGATAGAGTGTTGTATGAACGAGTGGAAGATTGGAAAAAGAAGGCAGTtgaaaaacataaaaaaatttcataggtGCTGCAGCTGGTAGAGTTCATCGAGTTACATAGACTGTTAGGTGCCAGCCATGTGACTCTCTACAATGACACGGTTGGTACAGAGGCCGGATGCGCGCTGAAATACTACGAGACGAAAGGTTTAGTTACCGTCTTACCCTGGCATCGTTTAGACATGATTTCCCAGCGAGAGATTCGTACGGAAGGATTGTTCGCTGCCCTGAACGATTGTCTTTatcgatcaatgtacaaatACGAGTACGTGGCGCTGGTAGATCTTGACGAGTTTATCATTCCCAGGCACAACGACACCATCATCGATCTCATAAAGTAAGGATTCCTTTATCAcaagatatacatataaacatCTGACCACAGGACAGGCACCAGCACtataatcattttattatacatatgtttcttttttcaggtGGATGAGCAATCATATAAATACCAAATCCACGGGAGCGTATTCTTTTCAAAATGCTTTCTTTTATCTGCAGTGGACGGACGATCCGTTCGTGTCTGTAAGTCGAACGCCGGTCGAGGCTGGTTTGATCACGTTGAGGAAAACAAGGCGCAGAACGAAACTGCATCCGCACAAACAACGCTCGAAATACGTATGCAAGCCTCAGAACGTTGTCGAGGCGGGTAATCATTTCGTTTGGGAGTTCATCCCCGGCCACGGAACATTGAACGTGCCTTCGGACGCTGCGATTTTACATCATTACCGGGTCTGTGAGTTTGGCGGGGACGACTGTATAAAGACTCAATCTGTAGTCGATAGGACGGCCTACAAATACAAAGATAGATTAGCCGATAACGTGGGTAAAACCTGGACGGATCTGAGCGGCGAGTGTTTCTTACCGAAATTAGAACCGATACCGGCCATGACACCGCGGATTAAAGCGAACCCTGTATCGAAGTCGATCAGGTAGCGAAAAACCGTGCTCGATATTCTCTGGGATATTGGTAATTTTACTGGTACACCGAAAGTGGCGAGAACCTATTTCTACAACTATGGTGGCCCATAGCTTGATAATCGCCCTCGTGCTGGAATTTATCGTGTGTACCGTAGCTGTGTTTCCAAGCCTAAAAAACCAAAACTTGACTTGGCACAGGGCTGCTCATCGAAATGCTGacgaatactatttttctacgTGAGATGGACTCATGACCGGCCAGAAAAGTAGGGAATCAATTTTCCGGATCGATCCTGCATCTCTTACTGCTATATGGTGCTTTATTCATGTTTTTATACATACATTTACTTGAGAGTTTATTTTCGTTTCATCTAGAATCTAGAGGGACAATGTTGCTCCTGCCAGGTGAGGGTGAAGATCAAAGGCAGAACTACACATATAAGATAGATTATCATTCACTGACGCAATTCAAAAGTATACCGATTGACAATGTTGAGGATTGTTTCAGACTAACCaccgatgatgatgatgatgatgatgcatgcACCCTATCCACGAGTTTTATAAACTCGAATCAGGAGATGAAGCCTGACCTTCTGCTGTGTGCTGTATTCGAATCTTCACTCTTGTCTGGTACGTCCTCTTGCAACGTAGACTTCTCTTGATTAAGATATGATCCAAGGCAACCCTTGCACTTGATCCTTGACCAAGAGATGCCTAGATTGCACACGgatgtacttacatacatacgTCTATACACAAGTTGTTACGTAGGGCCTACGCTCCGGTCTATATTGGTGGCTCTAACGTGTGGAACTCGATATTACATTCTTGTCTCTTGTTGATACATTTCTTTTCGACACCTATAAATCCGCACAACgtataaagagaaaaataaaacgtaCGCATATCTATAGGATGAATACCTAGTCGTagtttatgtatgtataaatatacaATATCTAGAACAACTAGTATTTAATCTATAGCAAATGCATAGCAACGTGTaatgtttttttataaaacgCCGTTTACACGTAGTGATTTCAATCTGACCAATTAATTTTATGTTCCAACTTGTTCATTTTGAGATTCGTCGTAAAGGAACCTCCAATAACAACCAGAGCAATCTCGATGAATGTTGTTATTACGGAGAAAGAAATGAGAATTATTGCATTCCCGGTGataaagggaggaaaaaaagggagaagaaaagagaaatgaaGGGGGCAGTTTTGTCAGCTAAATGAAACTTAACAAGTTTTTCGGCGTATGACAATGAAATGCTACaaactatttctatttctatttctatttctatttctatttctttcataACGTCACATTTTTTACGCGCACATAcatttattatgtatatatgtgTATACACATATACGTGTACGTGTTATTTACGTACACAGTGTGTAGGATAGGTGAatccatatacatatacatgtgaTCGGTGCTGAACCAGATACGACATGCCGCGCCGTGTTGGACAAGTGAATAAATATTATACGATGACAATACGTATTTTAATTCCCTTGAACGcgtacaattattatataaaataatgaaacttgaaattatttatcgatGCCATGTCGTGTACATGTATATATTAAGTATTTTTCGCTATTGTCAAAATGATCTGGTCCCAATCAACTGATAAGATATATGTTACTTTTTATTAACATCTATTTACagttattgtaaaaaaaaaaaaaaaaggaaaaaaaaaaatatgcccATACTGGATCGATAATAAGACGAACGGTATATTTTCAAGTTTTTGTAAATGGTTTTTGTAACCTGGTTAAAAATCCTCGTCCGAATGATCTATCTTACTAACGGCTCGTTTTTCTTGCCCAACCTTCAGATCAAAGTTCCCGATGTCCGATCTTCCTACCGAGTCTAGaatatcgtcgtcgtcgtcgtcgtcttcatCGTCGTCATCCAGATCACCGTCAATTAACAGATCACTATCGCTGTCTAATGAACCACCGCTGTCATTTGATTCTTGAATCGTTCCTCTTCGACGCCCAGACATACTGCCATAAATTCGACGCTGTGATATTTGCGTTCTCGACGATCGGCCAGCTATATTGTTTTTATACGAATATTTATTAAGTAGTTGTTGTtcgttattaaaatttgtttaaaaaatatactgtttaataattttatgttctCACCTGATTTCAGTCGACCGCTTGGAACTGTTTTCTCGGTATTTTGTTTTTCTATATCGCTAAGAGGTGGTGGAGGTTCTTGAAGATTCGAGGGTAGGATGGAATCGTTCCCTTCCATCATGCTTTCAAAATTAGCATCTTCAGCTCTCATTTTCTTCAGCTGATTTCGTGTTGCTTCTTGCCTGTTATCAATTACGAGTTATTACTTTAATTACCGTATCCCGATTTTATTGAACAGCTAATACACACCTCCTTTCGAATCTTTCTTGTTCAGCTTTAGCTTCGTCTTCGTATAAATGTTCGAGATACGCAAGATATCGAAATTTCTCTATATAATTTTCGTATAAAgctttcaattcaatttcaagCTTCTCAAATTCCTCCATAAAAGCTGGACGTACTTTCTTCAATGTTTGTAGCCTTTTTTGATTTCTCTCTAGTTCTGCGCGTCTTCTTTCGATTCTTGTGTCCAGGTTTTGTTCTGTATCCTACAGAAAGAACAACAGGCAAATCATGTTAAGAACATTTCAATAGATGAAGCAAACAGGTAGAGATTACCATGACGCTTTCAATTTGCTTCTTGGTGTCATCAATTTCTTTACGTGTATTCTCAATAACATTTCTCAAAGCTGCTTCAATTTCTGATGTATCAAATTCACTGGAAACCTTTGAATTACGAATTTCTCGGAAATCCACCTCACGTCCCAGCAAATCATACAACGATGCACCGGTAACAGTTAATTGACTGGCTAATTGTTTAGTTGATTTCAATTGCTCACTCTTATCAGATATATCAAAATTAGCTAGACCAACATTGTCATGGGATGTTATGCTATTATTGTTACTATTATTCTGAGCATCGTACAATAATGTggctatttttaataattctttcacAGCATAGCCATCAGCCTGATACAATTTCTTGGTAtttaattttacgtttgcttTCAAGGCCTGTATCGAAAAATATTTCCACATTTATTCTCATACTTacgttaataattaattcaacaatatttTACCATGAATTCAGCAATAGTTCGTATCAGTAAAATACGTTCTTGTTCAGTATTGTGTTCCCCAGATATCTCTGTATCTGGATCAAATCTTTTCACCAACCAAACGAGAATTTCCGCAACAAGTGGAAAATTTGGCAAACGGAAATTTCCGAGAGATATCAGTCGAGGATAACCGAGAACTTGCATGATCTCCGTAAAATCTATtgataaaatatcattattttattatatgatGAATTTTATTGTACAAAATGTTAGTTTACGTACTTCTTAAATCACGAAATGACATTCtggtatataaaattaattagaaactaGAAAGGATACGCTTCTGTTTGCTtgcttcttattgttagtaagtTCTACTTTGTTTTCCTCTATGTTGCTAAGGTAACAGACTGTGAGACCAGTGAGACTGTATCTCAAAGTGATATAGTATACAGAGAACGTggcttttcaaataaattagtaTTTCTTATCGTTTTGGAATCATgttgatttttattatattaagtaGTACATGTTCAATTTGAAAGATTGAAGCATACAGTAAGAATGTTAAAATACCACGAAATTAAATGAAAGGCAACGTGAAATTATCGACACAATTCTAGATTATTACACATTTTCGATTAAGCTTTATTTATCttaaaaatatgttaatttacacagaaaattaaaaatttacagaGTCTCTTCTAGCTTGTTTATTTTCGGATTGTTTTCGTTTTTCAAAGAGTCTTTTTCTTGCTGCATTAAGCTTTTGTTTTCTCTTTAATTCCAGGGTCTCTGGAGATACTTCTGGTGGTGGTTTGATGGCATCTCTTATTAGAGTTCTCAATTTTTCAAGAGCATCAGCTAGGTTCAATTGTTGAGATCTTGTTAGCTCTGACTTCACTGATAAGTAGCCTTCTTTAGATAATTTAGTTTTATGCTGTAACAAATATGTTAATATAAGCAATCTCTTATTTTACAAACGACTTCTGCAAGACATAGAGTACCAACCAATTCTAATAGCTTCTCTTTAACCTCGTCTGATAACCATTTGGCACTTTCTAGATGAAATCTTACATCCACTTTgctatttgttttatttacatGCTGTCCTCCAGGGCCACTGCTGCGGctgtatttaatttcaatttctttcagaGGTATATAACCATTGAATTTTGCATCTGGATTTTCAGGAACCTAAAAAggattaatagaaaaatatatttaaataaaacttgtatagaaatgaaaaagttatgcaTCAAGGTTTGCTGACATAGAAGATATAAATAATGAATGTAAAATATCGTTGAATGATTGAAAAAGAACTTGCATTATACTTTATAGATGTTGATAAACAATAAACGCTTACAAAGTCTGGTGTATATAGTTTTAGGTTACTCGTTGGATAAAGCTTATCAAGAGCATAAGcacttttatatgtatatgatcTTCCAGTGTTAAATAAATATCGATTTGTTACATCATTTTTCAGAATTTGAATCCAGTGTCTGTTGGCAATATTCATTTTGTTTTATGTCAAAGCTTCAAAACTGTAGCATAACCTCTAAGTATATATTGTCGGAATATAGCTTACTATCGCTACTGTAGACGTTCGAGAATCGATACCTGAAAAATACTGTTATCGATGTATCGATAATTTGAATTCGGTAGATTTCTTTTTCCCGCGAAAAGAAgagtaataatttcatttacaaaGTTTAGATTGGAATTGTGTACTTTGTGATACATCAATTGTAAGCGTTTCTTAGTTTCTTGTTATTTTACAAGAAAATAACTGTTCTCTTTCCTGTAAATAGATATACACGAGGCAGTGGTAGGCATACATTTTGTAAACCAGTTTTTCTTGTCGTCGAAACGGTTTCTAAATAATCTGATCCTGAATTTCGGGCAAATCGCTATTCGAACAAAACGCCGGCTCCTAGGTAAAACAATTTATTACTACCACGTCGGACGTGTTCTTGCGCAACTGACCaccataagaaaaaaaaaaaaaaaaaaaaattggattttCTAGGCATACGTGCGCCGATTGGTAAATCCGTTGCAGACTTGCATTCCAGGCACAGATACACGCCAAATACACGTGTGTTCGTTGGCCATGCGAGCTTCTTTACACGCCTCTCacgaattctctataaatataAACGTTCAGCCATTGTAAGAGAAAGTAACGTTGCAACCATTATAGTTTgccgattaaaaaataattcaaccagAGGGTGTCTTTGTTCagaagttattaaaatattgaaaaaaaaaaagaatcgaatCACATAAATTTATCATAGACAATAGAATATATACTTATCAGAAATTTTGTTTTAGATCAACTAAGGAAGGAACAAAGTGCCTTTGCCTGGAGAACTCTGGTTGCACCTGTTGAAGTTCATGGACGAACAGAGTTCCTCTCCGTGTGAATGTAATCACGCAGCATCAATCATGCGTGAGTTAGATAAAAGGAATAATTACGTAAACCATGGTTCGAGTGAAATACTCCTTCCAGGATCTTAAGTTATCCAATCGATTTAttgtggaaagaaaaaaaaaaaatagcagtGCATTCGACCGGAATACGTCTTGGTCGAGACTAGAGGGTGAATCACGTAAACGAGCTGTAAATGTTGTTTCGTTGAAAGTATGTATTATATTAGGTGCTAGTTTTTACAGCTTTGTCTCTATTATACTGTATTctaacttacaattagattaagttttgtcataatttaatataacccAGATCAGATTTGCCATGACCCAGGCTGGGGTGAAGTCAACCGAGTCCTCAACCATATCCTACATAATTCATTAAAGCATCATCATAAACTTGTGCCTTATTAAAGTTCGACTACAGGACATGCATATTGGAAATTTTCATTGGACATGCATCCTGAAAGTATAAATTCATCCAGACACAAGATTTATTATACCTTTAGACAAAAACACCCGATCATTCTTCTCCAGGAAAGGTTACATTTTTCACATGGCGTCCACCCGAGTCTTGGATAAATTCCACTAGTGGCccgatgtaaaataaaataagacaaAAGTTAGGTTCGACAACACGAACTGCCGTGTTACGGCGTATCCGTATCCTGTTTTTGGCTTAATTTTATATAGAGGTTAGAAGGAACACGATGACAGCGATGATACGTAGATTTTTCCTCCTACAGGATCGTAACATTTTACCcaataataaaaagaaggtaaaataaaaaatgtaaaatactcTGCAGCGACGTTGATAAACGGCTTAGGAGCGTTTCGTTGCATCCTACCAAAGCAGAGACGACGATATTAACATATATTAATAAGCAACATTCGTATCTCTTTTCGAAAGTTGTCTTTTTATCGAGtcgtgaaacttttaattatacatattgaaaaaaattcacTCTCAAATCCCATGAAAGTTATCTCAAATTcgactctttctttctttctactttCTCGATAGGATTTTGGGAGTGACAAGTGTTcctttattttagaattttcgaattttcgaattttagaaCCCTAGAACCTTAGAATGTTGATGGGGCTCAAGCTGGCTAATTTGTAATTTGTTTAGAGAATGATCTAATTGTAAGGTAAAAATCCACTACAACAATTACAGTGAAATTTGATTAAAGCAATATGTAATGGATACCGAACAAACGTCAATGTAACAAGTAATTGATCATAATCAATGCGGCAATTATTCGTGGAAATAATGGTTGAGAATTTGCTTTATCTAAATGATTTACGGTATGCTATTATTCAACTGCATTCTGGAGAACTGCATTCAATCAAAaggaaatatacatatacataggtATGTGTCTTTTCTATTATGGGTAAAATGTTGTCAGAATCTAAAAATCTTATTCGATTAGAATGATTTAGCCGTTTCTGTTTCAGTGGATCTGTTTCGCAAAAGCGATTGCGCGATCGGTGCCATCGTGTCACGAGAGGGATCGTTCTGTATAATCGATCGGCTGTGCGATCGATTTTATCATTTATGTAATCCGATGGTTTTTCGCCGGTGCAATAACCCGTAACTTAGTAGCGGCCTTGTCACAGTATTTACCCGGGTAAAACACAAAGGCCCGAGTTAAGAAGTTCGGTGTCCTTGCGGCCAATCGCTCGTCAGTTATTACCGTCTTTTCCAGAATGCGTTTCTGCAATCCCTCGAACGATTGCAAAACTTCAATTGCGTCAATAGTTTACCATATAATAACACTATGCACATTTAACCCTCCTGGGTTTCGAGTATCATCAAGGACGTCGTCGCTTCTTCGGGGTCACCCTCTGCATACATACGTAATACATACGTAATACATACACATCGGTCATTTTCACTCATTTGCATCGATGcgataaaaaattgtttatttattattaataataataataataataataataatatagagGGTTGGAAATTGgttgaaaaaatttctaatctaaATATTTATCTTGATGACAAAATGACATGGCATAAGATAAAGTGACAGAGGCGTTAACGATTCCTAATTGAACTCAACGCGGTTTCAAAGTTGCAGACGTTTCTCAATCTATGCCATAATATTTACTAAGGTTGCATAAAAAGAGTAGCAAGAAATTATTGCTAATATTTAGTTCCTTGAACTATCGCAAGAAGGTAGTAGCCTTGAATAGATGTTTATTCATTGATTTACAACTATCGTAAATTCGTAAGCAAACAATTGATGAATATCTTACAGTTCGCGTATTCTCATTAGACTGATTAGACTGTACGGTTTCTGCCTAATCATGTTCGAGAAACTTAGTAATCCTCTCTTGGTaagattaatttcatttcattagtCATCAGTCAGTCTTCGCGTTACACACGTATCTTTTGTAAGATGATTGAGGGTTCAATGTAATTATCGGTGAAAGCACCTGTACGTTTTGATCAGGATCTAACGATGAAAAGGAAGACGTGCCTCGAGAAAGTGTATTTAGGGATTGAATGACCTGGTTCGTTAAAATCGACGTTAGCCACGTTAGATGTTTGTAGATAAAATGGAAAGCTGTACATAAGGAAATTGTGTTCATTTTAGGAGAGCGCAGAGGGTGCAACACGTCTGCGATCATTAAGGACCAATCGTACGGAATGGAAGGAATGCGTCTCTTCTTTTCTGCTAGAGttgccgcgccgcgccgcgccgcgccgcgccggatTGTGCAACAAACCACGTGTCTTGGGTCCGTTGTGTCGGTGATGTTGGAGCTAGAGGAACACACGTTGACTAATGCAACGAAGATGCATCTCTGCTGGGTTACAACGTCGGCCCCTAACCGTCGCGTCGTTCGGTATGGATATTATGAAACAAACAAGGATGTCTGCGGCGGAAAGCGGGTCAGTGCACGGTTCGTTTGTCTTACGCTTGGTTCCTGGATCGTTTCACCTCCGCCATCttgcttctgttttctttttcaaaccCTTTAAACTTTGTTTCAGGAACGCACGGTTCAAGATGGACTTGCAAAGAAAACTATCCTGCACGTGTgatattcatttgaaatttcctAAATGGCAATGTATGTATCTTTCGCAACGAATTATggtaaatttgttatttaaaataccTATCATTAATGTCTGATATTTAGACATTATTGGGAGGTTCTTCGTAAAATTAAAGCCAAATTGCAACATTAGTATAATacattaaatgtaatattatgcAACGTTCGGATTATAAATCTCCGTTTCCTGGGAACAGAGAAATTTCGATGTTTAATTAAGGACAATCTCAAGGCTAGAAATATTTAACGAGTTCCAATGATGatctacataaaaaaaaaaaaaaaaaaaaaaaaaaaaaaaaaaaaaaaacagaagaaaaatagTAAACGAATCCATTAACGaatcgaagagaaaaaaatgtgaaaaaatgAGTTTGCCCTTTCCTACCACGAGAGCGGAGACATGTGATCGACTGAAACGAGAGGTCCAGAGATCCTTACGAGATTGAAAATAAACTGCGTCCTTGCGCGACACAAGCCCGTGTGATAGAATTCCTTCGAGAAGTTATTGGCCCCTTTCCATTTCAAGCAGATGTGCTCGACGATAGCTCCGACTGGACTAAACATTTTCCTCCTATGTGTTTGTTTGCGCTTTGCATTCTGTCACCAAGAATATTAAGTATATCGACCGTCTCTGAGATCGTGTCAGCCGATATATTAGGTAAATTTGTTCGATAGTTTTCTAATCGCAATGATTTCAGGATATCCGATTTATTGCAGCTTGATAGCTTGATGCTAATTTCGTAGCTTATGCATCagtttttcaatattaatgaCCGATTCTCGATGACGTACATTAGCAGCAAAAAATATTGGATCTATCTATAATGGGAAACAAAATGGGAATTTTGAAATacgtcattttcttttttatttgctaGCTtacaaatgaaaagaaatattctaaCATCATTGTCGTATCTTTTCAGATTTTCTGTGGATTCGAATTTTCTGCGCGACAATCAGACTTGCAAGTGTCTTGATAATCTATGAACGTAATGTTAGCGAACGTCCTACTATGTATGTGAAAGAATGTTTACACCCACGTAGGTACACGTTATGCATGCCTAATATAATCGTCATGCCTATGAAAACGATAGAAATTGATGTACGGTGTCGTCTATAAGAAAGAACGCTTAATTAATTTGACGTGGAAAATCAATCGACGCTCCTTTTATTTACTGCTGCATTTCAGAATAGTCATCCTGGCGTAACGAGATGTAACGCAAGCGAGAGAAAGTTGTTATGTTTTTAGCCCATATTACCTACGATATTTAACCGCGTTGAATGACCAAATCTCTACAGACCGGCAAGTGCACAGATACAGAGTGCCTTCGATCTCAATCTGGTAATACTTTAAGATATTCTTTTTAAtcgctattttaaattttcaatattttcccgTGCTCCCATGAACTTGAAAAGTGGCGCAAAAATATGATAACGAtaacaattatttcattaattgaaattactagaatttttttaaaataaagaaacaccTAATAGTTATGCACTAACAAATTTAAATCGAAATATTCTTAGAAATCCATTAAATACAGGAATATAGAGGTTCTTTTTCTCGATAATCCTTGTTCGACAAAAACGACTGAAATCGCAGGCCCATAGTGAGTcaagtttatttttaaagacGCAGCAGTTCCGTTTGACAGACCGACTGGTCGAAAGAATTCTTAA includes these proteins:
- the LOC117610200 gene encoding uncharacterized protein LOC117610200 isoform X2 — protein: MTFCCRSQAEDYIGLKGSFDDHIGLLMRGEDGGQKTAMLQPDPRGLPSLPPNLEARLPQLDQSLRITHAEWLPVTKTRFKFFVYSAYFDDRVGGTPSGKNQGMVRIISATKTRGPERVWCRLWYRTENGENVTASVTVAAKVKVIRENWNLKYSACFVICPLPKESPTADRVPETVSVVARLKAAPTNRILVQNRPETRTKDKESLAICVKPLHYDYNRVLQLVEFIELHRLLGASHVTLYNDTVGTEAGCALKYYETKGLVTVLPWHRLDMISQREIRTEGLFAALNDCLYRSMYKYEYVALVDLDEFIIPRHNDTIIDLIKWMSNHINTKSTGAYSFQNAFFYLQWTDDPFVSVSRTPVEAGLITLRKTRRRTKLHPHKQRSKYVCKPQNVVEAGNHFVWEFIPGHGTLNVPSDAAILHHYRVCEFGGDDCIKTQSVVDRTAYKYKDRLADNVGKTWTDLSGECFLPKLEPIPAMTPRIKANPVSKSIR
- the LOC117610200 gene encoding uncharacterized protein LOC117610200 isoform X1 produces the protein MGSRRSGSGGSRANAGVLKERANMSFMLVVMFFAVFGLIVLTEIFLIDERRGVGVGGTGALGGHRSGHRLPAAPDRPDYGEIGAEDYIGLKGSFDDHIGLLMRGEDGGQKTAMLQPDPRGLPSLPPNLEARLPQLDQSLRITHAEWLPVTKTRFKFFVYSAYFDDRVGGTPSGKNQGMVRIISATKTRGPERVWCRLWYRTENGENVTASVTVAAKVKVIRENWNLKYSACFVICPLPKESPTADRVPETVSVVARLKAAPTNRILVQNRPETRTKDKESLAICVKPLHYDYNRVLQLVEFIELHRLLGASHVTLYNDTVGTEAGCALKYYETKGLVTVLPWHRLDMISQREIRTEGLFAALNDCLYRSMYKYEYVALVDLDEFIIPRHNDTIIDLIKWMSNHINTKSTGAYSFQNAFFYLQWTDDPFVSVSRTPVEAGLITLRKTRRRTKLHPHKQRSKYVCKPQNVVEAGNHFVWEFIPGHGTLNVPSDAAILHHYRVCEFGGDDCIKTQSVVDRTAYKYKDRLADNVGKTWTDLSGECFLPKLEPIPAMTPRIKANPVSKSIR
- the Cluap1 gene encoding clusterin associated protein 1 — encoded protein: MSFRDLRNFTEIMQVLGYPRLISLGNFRLPNFPLVAEILVWLVKRFDPDTEISGEHNTEQERILLIRTIAEFMALKANVKLNTKKLYQADGYAVKELLKIATLLYDAQNNSNNNSITSHDNVGLANFDISDKSEQLKSTKQLASQLTVTGASLYDLLGREVDFREIRNSKVSSEFDTSEIEAALRNVIENTRKEIDDTKKQIESVMDTEQNLDTRIERRRAELERNQKRLQTLKKVRPAFMEEFEKLEIELKALYENYIEKFRYLAYLEHLYEDEAKAEQERFERRQEATRNQLKKMRAEDANFESMMEGNDSILPSNLQEPPPPLSDIEKQNTEKTVPSGRLKSAGRSSRTQISQRRIYGSMSGRRRGTIQESNDSGGSLDSDSDLLIDGDLDDDDEDDDDDDDILDSVGRSDIGNFDLKVGQEKRAVSKIDHSDEDF
- the LOC117610205 gene encoding large ribosomal subunit protein mL62, whose translation is MNIANRHWIQILKNDVTNRYLFNTGRSYTYKSAYALDKLYPTSNLKLYTPDFVPENPDAKFNGYIPLKEIEIKYSRSSGPGGQHVNKTNSKVDVRFHLESAKWLSDEVKEKLLELHKTKLSKEGYLSVKSELTRSQQLNLADALEKLRTLIRDAIKPPPEVSPETLELKRKQKLNAARKRLFEKRKQSENKQARRDSVNF